In Stigmatopora argus isolate UIUO_Sarg chromosome 10, RoL_Sarg_1.0, whole genome shotgun sequence, the following proteins share a genomic window:
- the LOC144083477 gene encoding proton-coupled zinc antiporter SLC30A1 isoform X1, whose protein sequence is MCVLGADVMKVSRMCQLGGAILVVLLELITGQMCRSFTLLADAFHTLFVLAHLALPPPPPNPRSPSQEPPASHLEGRRRPVGVFISALLLFSLCVSCILEMISSSIEVHAVEWPWPLVAVGAVSVFLNVLVLALTLRRGLRARTGGDQECYIAVNHKAVSQEGSEVEAGKVQGGSERHSLSKEGPVLRNQAEGPALCNQAEGSTRKDNRPDDRWRFPCALMLAREVTTPVLVLVTGLVLLLAGPDYGHSPGPGKFLVYLDPGLATLAIIVLVSRAVPQICKYGLLLMQATPPHLKVSDVRDKIGSVPGVEEVHELHIWELSRSSSVASVHVRCHASFPARRCADLISEVTKVLKSVGVSSCTVQPELVFSSCLPGGAASPTAVPACVLGCAKVCDPHVCCPLPTGP, encoded by the exons ATGTGTGTGTTGGGTGCAGACGTGATGAAGGTGTCACGCATGTGCCAGCTCGGCGGCGCCATCCTGGTGGTCTTGCTGGAACTGATCACTGGACAGATGTGCAGATCTTTCACCTTACTAGCGGATGCTTTTCACACACTCTTTGTGCTGGCTCACCTAGctctgcctcctcctcctccaaatCCACGCAGTCCCTCTCAGGAGCCCCCGGCGTCCCACCTAGAAGGCCGGCGCCGGCCGGTGGGGGTCTTCATTTCCGCCCTGCTGCTCTTCTCTCTGTGCGTCTCCTGCATATTGGAAATGATCAGCTCGTCCATTGAGGTGCACGCGGTGGAATGGCCCTGGCCGCTGGTGGCGGTCGGCGCCGTCAGCGTGTTCCTCAACGTGCTCGTGCTCGCCCTCACCCTGAGGCGGGGTCTCCGTGCTCGGACCGGAGGGGACCAGGAGTGCTACATTGCAGTCAACCATAAAG CCGTGTCTCAGGAGGGCTCCGAAGTCGAGGCCGGCAAAGTTCAGGGCGGGTCGGAAAGGCACTCCCTTTCCAAAGAGGGTCCCGTCTTACGTAACCAGGCAGAGGGTCCCGCCTTATGTAATCAGGCAGAGGGAAGCACGAGGAAAGATAACCGTCCTGATGACAGGTGGCGTTTTCCTTGCGCGTTGATGCTAGCGCGGGAAGTGACCACGCCGGTGCTGGTTCTGGTCACCGGTCTGGTGCTGCTGCTTGCGGGTCCTGATTATGGGCATTCCCCGGGGCCCGGCAAGTTTCTGGTCTACCTGGATCCCGGTTTGGCCACCTTGGCTATTATCGTTCTCGTCTCCAGAGCCGTACCTCAG aTATGCAAGTACGGGCTGCTGCTGATGCAGGCCACGCCTCCTCATTTGAAGGTGTCGGACGTCAGGGACAAGATCGGGAGCGTGCCCGGGGTGGAGGAGGTCCACGAGCTCCACATCTGGGAGCTGTCCCGTTCCTCATCGGTGGCCTCGGTCCACGTACGATGTCACGCTAGCTTTCCTGCTCGCAG GTGTGCCGATCTAATATCTGAGGTCACCAAAGTGCTGAAGAGCGTCGGGGTGAGCAGTTGCACAGTACAACCCGAGTTGGTTTTTTCGTCTTGCCTTCCCGGGGGTGCGGCGTCCCCAACCGCGGTGCCCGCCTGCGTTTTAGGTTGCGCTAAGGTCTGCGATCCTCACGTGTGCTGCCCACTCCCGACGGGACCCTGA
- the LOC144083477 gene encoding proton-coupled zinc antiporter SLC30A1 isoform X2 encodes MKVSRMCQLGGAILVVLLELITGQMCRSFTLLADAFHTLFVLAHLALPPPPPNPRSPSQEPPASHLEGRRRPVGVFISALLLFSLCVSCILEMISSSIEVHAVEWPWPLVAVGAVSVFLNVLVLALTLRRGLRARTGGDQECYIAVNHKAVSQEGSEVEAGKVQGGSERHSLSKEGPVLRNQAEGPALCNQAEGSTRKDNRPDDRWRFPCALMLAREVTTPVLVLVTGLVLLLAGPDYGHSPGPGKFLVYLDPGLATLAIIVLVSRAVPQICKYGLLLMQATPPHLKVSDVRDKIGSVPGVEEVHELHIWELSRSSSVASVHVRCHASFPARRCADLISEVTKVLKSVGVSSCTVQPELVFSSCLPGGAASPTAVPACVLGCAKVCDPHVCCPLPTGP; translated from the exons ATGAAGGTGTCACGCATGTGCCAGCTCGGCGGCGCCATCCTGGTGGTCTTGCTGGAACTGATCACTGGACAGATGTGCAGATCTTTCACCTTACTAGCGGATGCTTTTCACACACTCTTTGTGCTGGCTCACCTAGctctgcctcctcctcctccaaatCCACGCAGTCCCTCTCAGGAGCCCCCGGCGTCCCACCTAGAAGGCCGGCGCCGGCCGGTGGGGGTCTTCATTTCCGCCCTGCTGCTCTTCTCTCTGTGCGTCTCCTGCATATTGGAAATGATCAGCTCGTCCATTGAGGTGCACGCGGTGGAATGGCCCTGGCCGCTGGTGGCGGTCGGCGCCGTCAGCGTGTTCCTCAACGTGCTCGTGCTCGCCCTCACCCTGAGGCGGGGTCTCCGTGCTCGGACCGGAGGGGACCAGGAGTGCTACATTGCAGTCAACCATAAAG CCGTGTCTCAGGAGGGCTCCGAAGTCGAGGCCGGCAAAGTTCAGGGCGGGTCGGAAAGGCACTCCCTTTCCAAAGAGGGTCCCGTCTTACGTAACCAGGCAGAGGGTCCCGCCTTATGTAATCAGGCAGAGGGAAGCACGAGGAAAGATAACCGTCCTGATGACAGGTGGCGTTTTCCTTGCGCGTTGATGCTAGCGCGGGAAGTGACCACGCCGGTGCTGGTTCTGGTCACCGGTCTGGTGCTGCTGCTTGCGGGTCCTGATTATGGGCATTCCCCGGGGCCCGGCAAGTTTCTGGTCTACCTGGATCCCGGTTTGGCCACCTTGGCTATTATCGTTCTCGTCTCCAGAGCCGTACCTCAG aTATGCAAGTACGGGCTGCTGCTGATGCAGGCCACGCCTCCTCATTTGAAGGTGTCGGACGTCAGGGACAAGATCGGGAGCGTGCCCGGGGTGGAGGAGGTCCACGAGCTCCACATCTGGGAGCTGTCCCGTTCCTCATCGGTGGCCTCGGTCCACGTACGATGTCACGCTAGCTTTCCTGCTCGCAG GTGTGCCGATCTAATATCTGAGGTCACCAAAGTGCTGAAGAGCGTCGGGGTGAGCAGTTGCACAGTACAACCCGAGTTGGTTTTTTCGTCTTGCCTTCCCGGGGGTGCGGCGTCCCCAACCGCGGTGCCCGCCTGCGTTTTAGGTTGCGCTAAGGTCTGCGATCCTCACGTGTGCTGCCCACTCCCGACGGGACCCTGA